From one Anopheles bellator chromosome 1, idAnoBellAS_SP24_06.2, whole genome shotgun sequence genomic stretch:
- the LOC131216017 gene encoding uncharacterized protein LOC131216017: MDRRRYGAALATAFGFGLLVVLVHPDRVAADLMGDIQQGLQTTGKLFGINTIADVADLVAKGFATRRGTTSEAQAAPAPTTDEGGTGGILSTQTPSMMMVMMRLFGLDGGQLGAMLVNGIIFLAHVIGTNLGAFRKPTPLDPGMSTFLRDPPHARHPPEASPDAVPESNSSGNPLEWMLRNPSKRFRVLLDQVENSDLTEYLERELDHLDQYPPEDTDCIRLLMCKIKPFVRKMQHVVRDQITQPPPTGAEDGDETASDPQADQPPDGPEMLKGIYRNLPTSDEFRAQSKLCERQFTRCSREFGPGRASF; this comes from the exons ATGGACCGCCGGAGGTACGGGGCGGCACTGGCCACAGCTTTCGGGTTCGGACTGCTCGTCGTGCTGGTCCACCCCGATCGGGTTGCAGCCGACCTGATGGGCGACATTCAGCAGGGCCTGCAGACGACGGGCAAGCTGTTCGGTATCAACACCATCGCCGATGTGGCTGACCTCGTGGCCAAGGGATTCGCGACACGCCGGGGGACGACGTCGGAGGCGCAGGCGGCCCCAGCGCCGACCACCGACGAAGGAGGGACCGGCGGCATCCTGTCCACCCAGACACCGTCCATGATGATGGTCATGATGCGACTGTTCGGGCTGGACGGTGGCCAGTTGGGAGCGATGCTCGTCAACGGTATCATATTTCTGGCCCATGTC ATTGGCACCAATTTGGGCGCGTTCCGAAAACCGACCCCGCTGGACCCGGGAATGTCCACGTTTCTGCGAGACCCACCGCATGCGCGTCATCCACCCGAGGCCAGCCCGGATGCCGTGCCGGAGTCGAACTCCAGTGGCAACCCTCTCGAGTGGATGCTGCGCAATCCGTCCAAGCGGTTCCGGGTGCTGCTGGATCAAGTCGAAAACAGTGACCTTACCGAGTACCTCGAGCGCGAGCTGGACCACCTGGACCAGTACCCGCCGGAGGACACCGACTGCATTCGGTTGCTGATGTGCAAGATTAAGCCATTCGTCCGGAAGATGCAGCACGTCGTGCGGGACCAGATCACCCAACCGCCGCCAACCGGGGCGGAGGACGGCGACGAAACCGCCAGCGACCCCCAGGCCGACCAACCCCCCGATGGCCCGGAGATGCTGAAAGGTATCTACCGCAACCTGCCCACATCGGACGAGTTCCGGGCGCAGAGCAAGCTTTGCGAACGCCAATTCACGCGCTGTTCCCGTGAGTTCGGACCGGGAAGAGCGTCCTTCTAG
- the LOC131216018 gene encoding uncharacterized protein LOC131216018, translating into MWILFSLLPTIIHQTSCHLLEMVDDIASFDNSTQVGGTEMCVLTTGNSTLDETAPFLLSTVMSKYPTTFVNNKLFIDIRTSKLASVVLLDLTGFPGEFPRPYVQQHISHHPCYKKPAKFIILLSEFDFQRKDDMLQFLKNYGILNYVAVSIATGSLTNGTFEVYTENQFTHQEYFFRSDDRPVSRFFPNKFLDLNGYVFRMHSWLDQDEFRKSFMHNFYLRQMTGDFLLCPVRTERDVLGHLLKPFSSGIWGILGAIFVFCKIIQFLFPKIYRYDLISITFFGGGGTEYQQPFAFRAVMLTLTVLVFFLSEAYLTKIISLMSLAPYRKPPHTIAEVAASDYRILGMKHKDFPLYYYDSGIWSYKCQYFIDWLNQYDNMHNDVQPFHEVIFLLNDLASVWMLLGVGWCII; encoded by the exons ATGTGGATCCTTTTTTCACTGTTGCCAACCATTATTCATCAAACAAGTTGCCACTTGTTGGAGATGGTGGACGATATCGCCAGTTTCGATAACAGCACACAAGTAGGTGGCACCGAGATGTGTGTTTTAACAACAGGAAATTCGACTCTAGATGAAACAGCTCCATTTCTGCTGTCTACGGTAATGTCCAAGTATCCAACAACGTTTGTAAATAACAAACTATTCATCGACATAAGGACATCCAAACTCGCTAGTGTCGTTTTGCTGGACCTTACAGGATTTCCCGGAGAG TTTCCCAGGCCCTACGTTCAACAACATATCTCTCACCATCCGTGCTACAAGAAACCAGCCAAATTCATCATTCTATTGAGCGAGTTTGATTTTCAACGAAAAGATGATATGTTGCAGTTCCTCAAAAATTATGGAATCTTAAATTACGTCGCCGTTTCGATAGCTACTGGAAGTTTAACGAATGGTACATTCGAGGTATACACAGAGAATCAATTTACACACCAGGAGTACTTCTTCCGCTCGGATGATCGTCCCGTGAGTCGCTTCTTTCCCAACAAATTCTTAGACCTCAACGGTTACGTTTTTCGCATGC ATAGCTGGTTAGACCAGGATGAGTTCCGGAAAAGTTTTATGCACAATTTCTATTTGCGTCAAATGACGGGTGACTTTCTTCTGTGTCCAGTGCGTACCGAACGGGACGTTTTGGGTCACCTGCTCAAACCATTCTCATCCGGAATCTGGGGTATTTTAGGTGCAATTTTTGTGTTCTGTAAGATAATTCAATTCCTGTTTCCGAAAATCTATCGGTATGATCTGATCTCGATCACTTTCTTCGGTGGTGGAGGCACCGAATACCAGCAGCCCTTCGCCTTCCGTGCTGTTATGCTGACGCTCACTGTTCTTGTGTTCTTTCTCTCGGAAGCCTACCTCACGAAGATCATCTCGCTAATGTCACTAGCACCATATCGCAAACCACCTCACACGATTGCTGAAGTAGCAGCGTCAGACTATCGCATATTAGGAATGAAACATAAGGATTTTCCTCT CTACTATTACGATTCTGGCATTTGGTCGTACAAATGTCAGTATTTCATTGATTGGCTAAACCAGTACGATAATATGCACAATGACGTACAACCGTTCCACGAAGTGATCTTTTTGCTCAATGATTTGGCCAGCGTCTGGATGCTGCTGGGGGTCGGATGGTGTATAA TATGA
- the LOC131216824 gene encoding EGFR adapter protein-like — MNCTAINSNQIETTPNNHPRLMRGTMLPMATPMPTGTAHHRTAQATICTTAGTGPAGAANIGTTVFFHRTTNNLLNVPGRAANSSEEENSPTELNTCRKLAEKPPLVKRLTMGILRTAEDSRPLVHSSSSPSSSSSSSQTISDGYVNEGICADTAETSLTTTVFSSKISPVGSQTPAAASSVGGSAGCSSRSAGAAGGGTPGGPPGVGSAASILLDAGGPRYNHTATTLLYPPAVPIRNDSLSLKEQHELKGAPWFQAGIPREISLEVLSRQSPGAFLVRQSTTKPGCFALSLRVPPPAPKVAHYLILRTIRGYKIKGFTKEFTSLRALITHHSVMPELLPVPLALPRPPQIGQRQEDPETYGSLNDFQNMITE, encoded by the exons ATGAACTGCACCGCCATAAATAGCAATCAGATCGAAACGACACCGAACAACCACCCGCGGCTGATGCGAGGGACCATGCTGCCGATGGCCACACCTATGCCGACGGGAACGGCACACCACCGCACGGCGCAGGCCACCATCTGCACgacggccggcaccggcccagCGGGCGCAGCGAACATTGGGACGACCGTGTTTTTCCAccgcaccaccaacaacctgCTGAACGTGCCGGGACGGGCCGCCAACAGCTCCGAGGAGGAGAACTCGCCGACCGAACTGAACACCTGCCGCAAGCTGGCCGAGAAGCCGCCGCTG GTGAAACGACTAACGATGGGCATCTTGCGGACGGCCGAAGACAGTCGGCCGCTGGTGCACAGCTCGTCGTCGCCCTCGAGCTCGTCCAGCTCCTCGCAGACCATCTCGGATGGGTACGTGAACGAGGGAATCTGTGCCGATACGGCGGAAACGTCCCTCACGACGACCGTGTTCAGCAGCAAGATCTCGCCCGTCGGCAGCCagacaccggcggcggcgagtagCGTTGGTGGTAGTGCCGGTTGCAGCTCTCGGAGCGCTggggcggctggtggtgggacGCCGGGGGGACCACCGGGGGTGGGATCGGCGGCGAGCATACTGCTGGATGCCGGTGGGCCACGGTACAATCACACCGCCACGACGCTCCTCTACCCGCCGGCGGTCCCCATCAGGAACGATAGTCTTAGTCTTAAGGAGCAGCACGAGCTGAAGGGCGCGCCCTGGTTCCAGGCCGGCATACCGCGAGAGATTTCGCTCGAGGTACTGTCCCGCCAGAGCCCGGGCGCGTTTCTGGTACGCCAGAGCACCACCAAACCGGGCTGTTTCGCACTGTCCCTGCGAGtaccaccgccagcaccaaAAGTAGCACATTACCTAATTCTAAGGACGATACGTGGGTATAAGATTAAG GGCTTCACGAAAGAATTCACCTCCCTGAGGGCGCTCATAACGCACCATTCGGTGATGCCGGAGCTGTTACCCGTTCCACTGGCACTCCCGCGACCACCCCAGATTGGCCAGCGGCAGGAAGATCCGGAAACGTACGGGTCGTTGAACGATTTTCAAAACATGATCACCGAGTGA
- the LOC131205793 gene encoding terpene synthase isoform X1 — MSEFNEILAKCRDKSCQKDQDETLLQPFAYIQQIPGKQVRSKLALAINHWLAIPVEKLAPISEIVQMLHNSSLLIDDIEDNSILRRGIPVAHKIYGVASTINAANYVLFLALEKVQQLGHPDATRVYTEQLLELHRGQGMEIYWRDNFACPTESEYKQMTIRKTGGLFMLAIRLMQLFSENKKDFSKLAAILGLYFQIRDDYCNLSMKEYSENKSYCEDLTEGKFSFPIIHAVQTQKHDKQVLHILRQRTRDVEVKRYCISLLEKLGSFQYTRDVLDSLDQEARKEVESLGPNPIMEALLNDLLSWKNASDAMDESKEQ, encoded by the exons ATGAGCGAGTTTAACGAAATCCTCGCCAAGTGTCGTGACAAATCTTGTCAAAAGGATCAAGATGAG ACCCTGCTGCAACCGTTCGCGTACATCCAGCAGATCCCTGGAAAGCAAGTGCGCTCGAAACTGGCCCTGGCCATAAACCACTGGCTCGCGATCCCGGTCGAGAAGCTGGCCCCGATCAGTGAGATTGTGCAGATGCTGCATAATTCAAGTTTGCT CATCGACGATATCGAAGACAATTCCATTCTCCGCAGGGGCATCCCGGTGGCGCACAAGATCTACGGTGTGGCGAGCACCATTAACGCGGCCAACTACGTGCTGTTTTTGGCACTGGAAAAGGTGCAGCAACTGGGGCACCCGGACGCGACCCGGGTCTACaccgagcagctgctcgagctgCACCGCGGCCAGGGCATGGAGATCTACTGGCGCGACAACTTTGCCTGTCCCACGGAATCGGAGTACAAGCAGATGACGATCCGGAAGACGGGCGGTCTGTTTATGCTGGCGATCCGGTTGATGCAGCTGTTCAGCGAGAACAAGAAGGACTTCAGCAAACTGGCCGCCATCCTGGGGCTGTACTTTCAGATACGGGACGATTACTGCAATCTGAGCATGAAAGAGTACTCGGAGAACAAGAGCTACTGCGAGGACCTGACCGAGGGCAAGTTCAGCTTCCCCATCATACACGCGGTCCAGACGCAGAAGCACGACAAACAGGTTTTGC ACATTCTCCGACAGCGCACGCGGGACGTGGAGGTGAAACGGTACTGCATTTCGCTGCTCGAGAAGCTGGGCAGTTTCCAGTACACGCGCGATGTGCTGGATTCGCTCGACCAAGAGGCCCGAAAGGAG GTGGAAAGTCTTGGACCAAATCCAATAATGGAGGCATTGCTAAACGATTTGCTTAGCTGGAAGAATGCCAGCGACGCGATGGACGAATCGAAGGAACAATAG
- the LOC131205793 gene encoding terpene synthase isoform X2, which produces MSEFNEILAKCRDKSCQKDQDETLLQPFAYIQQIPGKQVRSKLALAINHWLAIPVEKLAPISEIVQMLHNSSLLGIPVAHKIYGVASTINAANYVLFLALEKVQQLGHPDATRVYTEQLLELHRGQGMEIYWRDNFACPTESEYKQMTIRKTGGLFMLAIRLMQLFSENKKDFSKLAAILGLYFQIRDDYCNLSMKEYSENKSYCEDLTEGKFSFPIIHAVQTQKHDKQVLHILRQRTRDVEVKRYCISLLEKLGSFQYTRDVLDSLDQEARKEVESLGPNPIMEALLNDLLSWKNASDAMDESKEQ; this is translated from the exons ATGAGCGAGTTTAACGAAATCCTCGCCAAGTGTCGTGACAAATCTTGTCAAAAGGATCAAGATGAG ACCCTGCTGCAACCGTTCGCGTACATCCAGCAGATCCCTGGAAAGCAAGTGCGCTCGAAACTGGCCCTGGCCATAAACCACTGGCTCGCGATCCCGGTCGAGAAGCTGGCCCCGATCAGTGAGATTGTGCAGATGCTGCATAATTCAAGTTTGCT GGGCATCCCGGTGGCGCACAAGATCTACGGTGTGGCGAGCACCATTAACGCGGCCAACTACGTGCTGTTTTTGGCACTGGAAAAGGTGCAGCAACTGGGGCACCCGGACGCGACCCGGGTCTACaccgagcagctgctcgagctgCACCGCGGCCAGGGCATGGAGATCTACTGGCGCGACAACTTTGCCTGTCCCACGGAATCGGAGTACAAGCAGATGACGATCCGGAAGACGGGCGGTCTGTTTATGCTGGCGATCCGGTTGATGCAGCTGTTCAGCGAGAACAAGAAGGACTTCAGCAAACTGGCCGCCATCCTGGGGCTGTACTTTCAGATACGGGACGATTACTGCAATCTGAGCATGAAAGAGTACTCGGAGAACAAGAGCTACTGCGAGGACCTGACCGAGGGCAAGTTCAGCTTCCCCATCATACACGCGGTCCAGACGCAGAAGCACGACAAACAGGTTTTGC ACATTCTCCGACAGCGCACGCGGGACGTGGAGGTGAAACGGTACTGCATTTCGCTGCTCGAGAAGCTGGGCAGTTTCCAGTACACGCGCGATGTGCTGGATTCGCTCGACCAAGAGGCCCGAAAGGAG GTGGAAAGTCTTGGACCAAATCCAATAATGGAGGCATTGCTAAACGATTTGCTTAGCTGGAAGAATGCCAGCGACGCGATGGACGAATCGAAGGAACAATAG
- the LOC131216283 gene encoding signal recognition particle 19 kDa protein: MAAAAAAHPPPPHAGGSRPGPPPLAPWTPDKKHSDRERWVCIYPTYVNRKKTRQEGRRIPKESCVDDPSMQEIRDVLQAINLNTLLELKQYPRERSRELQHRGRIRVQLRDDSGNPMNPEYPTRDSLLLHVGKTIPMLKSRQTKAPEQAQVAASSSAGHSQKKGKGKRR, from the exons atggccgccgcagccgccgcacacccaccaccgccgcatGCTGGCGGCTCACGGCCCGGTCCTCCTCCGCTGGCACCGTGGACACCGGACAAAAAGCACAGCGATCGGGAGCGATGGGTTTGCATCTATCCGACGTACGTGAACCGGAAGAAAACGCGCCAGGAAGGTCGTCGCATTCCGAAGGAAAGCTGCGTGGACGACCCATCGATGCAAGAGATCCGCGACGTTCTGCAAGCGATCAACTTGAACACACTGTTGGAGCTGAAGCAGTACCCGCGGGAACGGAGCAGA GAACTGCAGCACCGGGGACGGATTCGGGTGCAGCTACGGGATGACTCTGGCAATCCGATGAATCCCGAATACCCGACGAGGGACAGTTTATTACTGCACGTGGGCAAAACGATTCCGATGCTGAAAAGTCGCCAAACGAAGGCACCGGAACAGGCGCAGGTGGCCGCTTCATCCAGTGCGGGTCACTCGCAAAAGAAGGGCAAAGGCAAACGACGATAG
- the LOC131216019 gene encoding uncharacterized protein LOC131216019: MHHQQQRCLLLALGTWALLLQAANFVDVVQTASIYSPDFNQSSDHFLAQQRSCRDLCSFCPTCNGFYCGEECICECSQEPSEHAKCIDQIRANSEKLGLVYDLFIQLPQKRSTRARFGRRAKSAEANDEIETGQGGGFRKILFSNFATKDQNSETRPEQLDLEDDFQYDDRT; encoded by the exons atgcaccaccagcagcagcgctgtCTTTTGCTGGCCCTCGGGACCTGGGCCCTGCTCCTTCAGGCGGCCAATTTCGTGGACG TGGTCCAAACTGCGTCGATTTATTCGCCGGATTTCAACCAAAGCAGTGATCACTTCCTCGCCCAGCAACGATCGTGCCGTGATCTGTGCAGCTTCTGCCCGACCTGCAACGGGTTCTACTGCGGCGAGGAGTGTATCTGCGAGTGCAGTCAGGAACCGTCGGAGC ATGCCAAGTGTATCGACCAGATCCGGGCCAACAGTGAGAAGCTGGGCCTAGTGTACGATCTGTTCATTCAGCTACCCCAGAAACGGtccacccgggcccggttcggccGGCGCGCCAAGTCTGCGGAGGCGAAcgacgaaatcgaaaccgggCAGGGCGGAGGCTTTCGCAAGATTCTGTTCTCAAACTTTGCCACGAAAGACCAGAACTCGGAGACTCGACCAGAGCAGTTGGATCTGGAGGATGACTTTCAGTACGACGATCGGACGTAA
- the LOC131216020 gene encoding bromodomain-containing protein 4-like, with protein MKLRRVAASAAVVLWCIVLSATGTPVGEPTDWVNFTSQDASRLCQNICDKCKCSGQLMSENVCQCNCDHLSPDAAAEGLDCTTEALQLCDEMDVQCVFNGTAEASVRTSRGCHKMSCYERHHDNGGEGYDGYYGGDDEGYGHGEKELICCKDKKKHKHKHKHKKHKKDKHMKFHVVIKGKLPPQSCHHEGGGSHDYGGYDEYDDGSYRSALQEHQQLRGLGAANQPEVSVWTNQRNSNARQKGFRRPFSQNRHQAAPSAGPRRPPAEPSSPVAPPEPPIAPQNPEPAPVPPPPEPPVTGPPVLPEPPKAADRPEPPQVFSFPPSPPPPPPSRPPSWSPPPRPPPPAPSMRRPESFRHYEEPSYSKCSHEAYDYGYEPQYYQPPPPPPRPSYSSPYRSSARTAPSSFSSSHHPSSYYHPHEEYEYPKHYYGSSEPRHYPAHDDSPQGQFRVGGEREHHPDPEVHPWADYDESDWPAPVPQPTDVFTFNQIVSRQIWENQRALLYTTDPFQPTPRPLLEEFEAPRADTGPVLFPDDPFNYVPYDSSGLNPPLDAFIPPVPPPDPPVAFPTDDNAPVTFPPPPEELYPQPTPPPHYLQVQAAKGFDPLAGVNPYAAWTHQSHYVPSAFTRSSGLSYQSIAH; from the exons ATGAAGTTGCGTAGAGTGGCGGCGTCGGCCGCAGTCGTCCTCTGGTGCATAGTGCTGTCCGCCACGGGGACCCCGGTTGGCGAGCCCACGGATTGGGTCAACTTCACGTCGCAAGATGCGTCCCGACTGTGTCAGAATATTTGCGACAAGTGTAAATGCAGTGGCCAGTTGATGAGTGAAAACGTTTGCCAGTGCAACTGTGATCACCTCTcgccggatgctgctgctgaag GCCTCGACTGTACCACGGAAGCCCTGCAGCTGTGCGACGAGATGGACGTCCAGTGTGTGTTTAATGGGACGGCCGAAGCAAGCGTTCGTACGTCTCGCGGGTGCCACAAGATGTCGTGCTACGAGAGACACCATGACAACGGTGGAGAAGGCTACGATGGCTACTACGGTGGCGATGACGAAGGCTACGGACACGGCGAGAAGGAGCTGATCTGCTGCAAGGACAAGAagaagcacaaacacaaacacaagcacaaGAAACACAAGAAGGACAAACACATGAAGTTCCATGTCGTGATT AAAGGGAAACTGCCCCCTCAGTCGTGTCACCACGAAGGAGGCGGTTCTCACGATTACGGTGGTTACGATGAGTACGACGACGGATCTTACCGTTCGGCGTTACaggagcaccagcagctgcgTGGCTTGGGGGCCGCCAACCAGCCCGAAGTATCCGTGTGGACGAATCAGAGGAATTCAAACGCTCGGCAGAAGGGCTTCAGAAGACCGTTCTCTCAGAACCGACACCAGGCTGCACCATCGGCCGGTCCACGGAGGCCACCCGCAGAGCCCTCGTCTCCGGTGGCACCACCGGAGCCGCCGATCGCTCCTCAAAACCCCGAGCCAGCACCGGTTCCTCCGCCGCCAGAACCCCCAGTGACGGGTCCTCCGGTGCTACCTGAGCCACCGAAGGCGGCCGATCGCCCGGAACCACCCCAAGTGTTCAGTtttccaccatcaccaccaccaccgcctccttCGCGGCCACCCTCCTGGTCCCCACCTCCACGTCCGCCGCCCCCAGCGCCAAGCATGAGAAGGCCGGAGTCGTTCCGGCACTACGAGGAGCCGAGTTACTCCAAATGTTCGCACGAAGCCTATGATTACGGCTACGAGCCTCAGTACTACCAAccgccgcctccaccaccCCGCCCATCGTACTCCTCCCCGTACCGATCGTCCGCCCGCACTGCCCCGTCCTCCTTCTCATCATCCCATCATCCATCCAGTTACTACCATCCTCATGAAGAATATGAATACCCTAAGCACTATTACGGCTCGTCTGAACCTCGTCACTACCCCGCTCATGATGACAGTCCTCAGGGACAATTTCGGGTCGGCGGTGAACGGGAgcaccacccggacccggaggtTCACCCGTGGGCCGACTACGACGAGAGCGATtggccggcaccggttccTCAGCCGACCGATGTGTTCACCTTCAACCAGATCGTCAGTCGGCAGATTTGGGAAAATCAACGTGCCCTACTGTACACGACCGATCCGTTTCAGCCAACACCTCGTCCACTGCTCGAGGAGTTTGAGGCGCCTCGCGCAGACACCGGTCCCGTACTGTTTCCAGATGATCCCTTCAACTACGTGCCGTACGACAGCTCGGGCTTAAATCCACCGCTGGATGCGTTCATTCCGCCGGTGCCACCTCCAGATCCACCGGTCGCGTTTCCGACCGACGATAATGCCCCCGTCACgtttccgccgccaccggaggaaCTGTACCCGCAaccgacaccgccaccacacTACCTTCAGGTGCAGGCAGCCAAAGGATTCGACCCACTGGCCGGGGTGAACCCGTACGCGGCCTGGACCCACCAAAGCCACTACGTTCCTTCGGCATTCACCCGGAGCAGCGGGTTGTCATACCAAAGCATAGCTCACTAA